The Shinella zoogloeoides genome contains the following window.
TTAGCCGCTCAGGATGACTCTAGCGGGGCAGTGTCAGTCGATGGCATCGGCTCAGCCTGGACGAATAGCGGCTATCTCTCAATCGGCAACCGTGGCAACGCCACGTTGGCGATATCGAGCGGCGGCGCGGTCAGCAGCAACGGCGGCGAAATCGCTAGTGGCGCGCTTTCCACCAGTACGGTGACTGTCTCCGGCTCTGGTTCGACATGGACCAACAGCGACAATCTGATTGTTGGCAATAGTGGCGTGGGTACGCTCAGCATCACCGGCGGCGGCAAGGTCAGCAACTATAATGCCGTCCTGGGAGCAGTAGCCTACACCTCCTCCGGCACTGTAAATGTCAACGGTGCGGGCTCGACTTGGACGAATGCCAATAACCTGCGTGTCGGGGACAACGGCTCCGGCACGCTCACGATCTCGAACGGCGGTACGGTCAGCAATATCAATGCAATGTTAGCCGCTCAGGATGACTCTAGCGGGGCAGTGTCAGTCGATGGCATCGGCTCAGCCTGGACGAATAGCGGCTATCTCTCAATCGGCAACCGTGGCAACGCCACGTTGGCGATATCGAGCGGCGGCGCGGTCAGCAGCAACGGCGGCGAAATCGCTAGTGGCGCGCTTTCCACCAGTACGGTGACTGTCTCCGGCTCTGGTTCGACATGGACCAACAACGGCGACCTGATAGTTGGCGATAGCGGTGTGGGTACGCTCAGCATCACCGGCGGCGGCAAGGTCAGCAACTATAGTGCCGTCCTGGGAGCAATAGCGTACACCTCCTCCGGCACGGTAAATGTCGACGGCGCGGGCTCGACATGGACCAACAGTGCGGATCTCATCGTCGGCAAAAGCGGCACCGGCACGCTCAACATCACCGGCGGCGGCAAGGTCAGCGGCGACTCTGGCTACCTTGGTAAGGACGCCACGGGGGCCGGCACGGCAATGGTGCAGGGTGCGGGTTCGGCTTGGACCAGCACGGGTGTTCTCATGGTCGGCGACTACGGCTCCGGCGGGCTGACCATTCTGAACGGCGGTGCAGTCTCCAATACGCTTGGTGTGATCGGCAACCAGACAGGCTCCAATGGCACGGTGCTGGTCGATGGTGCGGGCTCAACCTGGACCAACTCCGCTTCGTTGTTTGTCGGCGCGACTGGAACCGGTTCGTTGACCGTCTCGAACGGCGCCGATGTCACCAATACAGTCGGCTATATTGGCGGCGGCGCTGCCGCGTCGGGAACGGTAACTGTCACCGGCGCCGGTTCGACGTGGACAAACAGCGGCAACCTTTTAGTTGGTTCTTTCGGCGGCGGCACGCTGACCATTTCGAATGGCGGCACCGTCTCGAGCCAGGTCGCATCTATCGGCAGTTCCGCTGGTTCGGTCGGCGCCGCGACGGTCACTGGCGCAGGCTCGACCTTGAACACCAGCAGCTCGCTCTATGTGGGCGCAGACGGCGACGGAACGCTGACAATCGCCAATGGCGGCACAGTGAACGCCCTCGGCGGCGTGGGAATTACCGGGGATGCGGCGTCCAAGGGTACGCTGAACATCGGCGGCGCAGAGGGCGCGGCTGCGGCCGCGGCCGGCATCCTCAATACGACGGGCGTGCAGTTCGGCGCGGGCACCGGCAAGCTCAACTTCAACCACACCAACGCCAACTATCTGTTCAGCGCGGATATAATGGGCGCAGGCGCGATCAATCAGGTCGCCGGCACGACGGTCCTGACCGGCAATTCGTCGACCTTCACCGGCACGACCGGCGTTTCAGGCGGACGTCTGATGGTGAACGGCATGCTGGGCGGCACAACCTCGGTGACGTCGGGCGGTGCGCTCGGCGGCTCGGGAACGTTGACCGGTCCGGTGTCGGTTGCGAGCGGCGGCGCGCTGCTGGGCGTCCAGGGTCAGACTCTGGGCCTTGGTTCTCTGGCTCTGAGCTCCGGCTCCAACGTCAACGTCGCGCTGGGGGCTCCGGGCGGCGCCGGCCTGTTCAACGTCGCCGGCAACCTGACGCTCGACGGCACGCTCAATGTCAGTAATGCGGGCGGCTTTGGCGCCGGTGTCTATCGGATCTTCGACTATGGCGGCGCGCTGACCGATAACGGCATGGCCGTCGGCTCGGTGCCGCTTGGCACAGCCGGGACATTGCAGACCGCGGTGGCCAATCAGGTCAACCTACTGGTTTCCGGCACGACGCTCGATACGCAGTTCTGGAACGGCACGACGACCACGGCCGACGGCACGATCCATGGCGGCTCGGGCGTATGGTCCGCCGGACCGGCCACCAACTGGACCGATGTGAACGGTTCGACGGCCTCCGCCTGGACCGGTAACTTCGCGGTCTTCCAGAACAATCCGGGCGTCGTCACGGTCGACACCTCGGCCGGCGCGGTCTCCACGACCGGCATGCAGTTCATGGGCCAGAACTGGTCGGTGGCGGGCGGTCCGGTCACGCTCAACGGCGCGGGCGGTGCGACCACCATCCGCGTCGGCGACGGCACAGCGGCGGGCAGTTCCGACTACGCCGTGATCAGCTCCGAACTCACGGGCGCGAGCCGTCTCGTGAAGGACGATCTGGGCCTGCTCGTCCTGACCGGCGCCAACACCTATACCGGCGGCACGACGGTCAACGCGGGAACGCTGCAGATCGGCGCCAATGGAACGTCCGGCTCGATCCAGGGCGACATCATCAACAACAGCAGGCTGTTCTTCGCCCGTAGCGATGCCTGGACCCTCGGCGGCGCGATTTCAGGCTCGGGCTTGATCAGCCAGTCGAGCGGCCTGACGGTTCTCACCGGCAACAGCGGCGCCTTTGCGGGCTCGACCCAGGTACACGGCGGCACGTTGCAGGTCGATGGCACGCTAGGCGGTACGACCCTCATACAGAATGGCGGCTCACTGGCCGGTTCGGGCACATTGTCCGGCGCCGTGACCGTTGCCAACGGCGGCACCCTGCTCGGCGCTCAGGGGCAGACCTTGAGCATGGGCTCGCTGGCTCTGTCGGGCGCTTCGAACGTCAATGTGGTGCTCGGCGCTCCGGGCGGCGCGGGCCTGTTCAACGTCGCCGGTAACCTGACCCTCGACGGCACGCTCAACGTCTCCGACGCGGGCGGGTTTGGCGTCGGCGTCTATCGCCTCTTCGACTATGGCGGCGCGCTGACCAATAACGGCCTCGACGTCGGCTTGATGCCGACCGGTACGACCGGCCTGGTGCAGACGTCGGTGGCCAACAAGGTCAATCTCGTCGTCAACGGCACCGGCGCCGGATCAGTCCAGTTCTGGAACGGCACGACCACGACGGCCGATGGCACGATCCATGGCGGTGCTGGCACCTGGACGGCGGGACCGACCACCAACTGGACCGACGCGGCCGGTGCACAGGCCAATGCCTGGGGCGGCAACTTCGCTGTCTTCCAGAGCAATCCTGACACGGTGACGGTCGATGGTTCGGCTGGCGCGGTCATGGCGACCGGCATGCAGTTCATCGGTCAGGGCTGGACGGTCTCGGGTGCTCCGATCACGCTGAACGGGGCGAATGGCTCGACCACGATCCGCGTCGGCGACGGTACGGCGGCAGGCGCCACCGACATGGCCGTGATCCGTTCGGAGTTGACCGGCGCAAGCCGTCTGGTGAAGGACGATCTGGGCACGCTGATCCTGGCGGGCGCCAACAGCTATACCGGCGGCACGGCGATCAACGCCGGTACGTTGCAGATCGGCGATGGCGGCACGACTGGCTCGATCCTGGGCAACGTCGCCAACAACGGCAAGCTCGCCTTCAACCGTAGCGACGCCACCACCTTCGACGGCGTGATCTCCGGTGCGGGCTCTGTCGATATCCGCAGCGGCGCCGTCACCTTCACGGCCGACAACGGCTATGCCGGGCCGACGACCATCTTCAACGCGGAACTGCGGCTGGGCAATGGCGGCACGACCGGCTCGGTCGTGGGCAATATCACTAACAACGGCAAGCTCAGCTTCAACCGCTCGAATGAGTTGATCTATGGCGGTGTGATCTCCGGCAATGGCGACATCGACCACCTGACGGGCCGCACCGTCCTGACCGGAAACTCCAGCGCGTTCACCGGCACGACCGATGTGATCGGCGGCCAGCTCGTGGTCAACGGCTCGCTCGGCGGCTCGCTCTCCGTCCTAAGCGGCGGCACGCTGGGCGGTTCGGGTACGGTCGGCAATCTGCTGGTCGCCGGCACCGTGGCCCCCGGCAATTCCATCGGCACCCTCCACGTCAACGGCAATATCGGCTTTGCGGCCGGTTCGATCTATCAAGTCGAAGCCAATGCGGCGGGCCAGGCCGACAAGATCGTCGCCTCCGGTACGGCCACCCTCAATGGCGGCACAGTGCAGGTTCTGGCGGGCACGGGCATCTATGCCCCCGCCACAGCGTACACGATCTTGTCGGCCACGGGCGGCGTCACCGGCACGTTCACCGCCGGCGTAACCTCGAACCTGGCCTTCCTCGATCCGTCGCTGACCTATGACGCGAACAACGTCTATCTGACGCTGACGCGCAACAATATCGACTTCGCCGGGGTCGGCCTCACGCCGAACCAGATCGCGGCGGGCGGCGGCGCCGAAAGCCTCGGCTTCGGCAACCCGATCTACAATGCCGTGCTCAACCTCTCCGATACGCAGGCCCAATACGCCTTCGATCAGCTCTCGGGCGAAATCCACGCTTCGGCGCGAACCGCCCTGATCGAAGACAGCCGTTTCGTACGCAATGCCGTCAATGACCGGCTGCGCGCCGCCTTTGATGGCGTCGGCGCTTCGGGCGGCAACGTCGTCACCTATGAGAATGGCAAGCCGCGCACCGCTGCTGCCAATACCGACGGCGGGGCCTTCTG
Protein-coding sequences here:
- a CDS encoding autotransporter outer membrane beta-barrel domain-containing protein, producing MRIGKSRGPVKAQIIGSRSSRGWQVSTSVLALALAGGLAMPMPAHADDWIGTISNDWYNAGNWSAGVPTGAGTTVNINTITPNPTVLNGGTASVGNINIGISGAGSLVVSGGGKLNGAIGRVGDVTTGTMTVTGPGSEWNSSGFLGVGMSGTGVLNISLRGSVSAASVFLGNSAGSSGTATVDGATLTSAGDLYVGYGGTGTLNIVNGGEVSNVHGTIGVDAGSTGTVTVDGAGSIWTNSGDLTVGDSGTGTLNILNGGAVNSNFGYIGRTAGATGTVTVQGAGSSWTNANSLVVGMLGSGTLNILNGASVSNSHSSVGLSGGGTGTALVDGTGSTWTNTGLLNVGSNGTGLLTISNGGHVTSAEGNVGLFGQGTATVSGPGSDWSNSGDLTVSYFAGTGTLTVSNGGTVSSNFGYIGRNAGSTGTVTVEGAGSSWANTNSLVVGMLGNGTLNILNGASVSNSHSSVGLSGGGTGTALVDGTGSTWTNTGLLNVGSNGTGLLTISNGGHVTSAEGNVGLFGQGTATVSGPGSDWSNSGDLTVSHFAGTGTLSVSNGGTVSNYNGYIGRELGGTGLVTVNGAGSTWANANNLRVGDNGSGTLTISNGGTVSNINAMLAAQDDSSGAVSVDGIGSAWTNSGYLSIGNRGNATLAISSGGAVSSNGGEIASGALSTSTVTVSGSGSTWTNSDNLIVGNSGVGTLSITGGGKVSNYNAVLGAVAYTSSGTVNVNGAGSTWTNANNLRVGDNGSGTLTISNGGTVSNINAMLAAQDDSSGAVSVDGIGSAWTNSGYLSIGNRGNATLAISSGGAVSSNGGEIASGALSTSTVTVSGSGSTWTNNGDLIVGDSGVGTLSITGGGKVSNYSAVLGAIAYTSSGTVNVDGAGSTWTNSADLIVGKSGTGTLNITGGGKVSGDSGYLGKDATGAGTAMVQGAGSAWTSTGVLMVGDYGSGGLTILNGGAVSNTLGVIGNQTGSNGTVLVDGAGSTWTNSASLFVGATGTGSLTVSNGADVTNTVGYIGGGAAASGTVTVTGAGSTWTNSGNLLVGSFGGGTLTISNGGTVSSQVASIGSSAGSVGAATVTGAGSTLNTSSSLYVGADGDGTLTIANGGTVNALGGVGITGDAASKGTLNIGGAEGAAAAAAGILNTTGVQFGAGTGKLNFNHTNANYLFSADIMGAGAINQVAGTTVLTGNSSTFTGTTGVSGGRLMVNGMLGGTTSVTSGGALGGSGTLTGPVSVASGGALLGVQGQTLGLGSLALSSGSNVNVALGAPGGAGLFNVAGNLTLDGTLNVSNAGGFGAGVYRIFDYGGALTDNGMAVGSVPLGTAGTLQTAVANQVNLLVSGTTLDTQFWNGTTTTADGTIHGGSGVWSAGPATNWTDVNGSTASAWTGNFAVFQNNPGVVTVDTSAGAVSTTGMQFMGQNWSVAGGPVTLNGAGGATTIRVGDGTAAGSSDYAVISSELTGASRLVKDDLGLLVLTGANTYTGGTTVNAGTLQIGANGTSGSIQGDIINNSRLFFARSDAWTLGGAISGSGLISQSSGLTVLTGNSGAFAGSTQVHGGTLQVDGTLGGTTLIQNGGSLAGSGTLSGAVTVANGGTLLGAQGQTLSMGSLALSGASNVNVVLGAPGGAGLFNVAGNLTLDGTLNVSDAGGFGVGVYRLFDYGGALTNNGLDVGLMPTGTTGLVQTSVANKVNLVVNGTGAGSVQFWNGTTTTADGTIHGGAGTWTAGPTTNWTDAAGAQANAWGGNFAVFQSNPDTVTVDGSAGAVMATGMQFIGQGWTVSGAPITLNGANGSTTIRVGDGTAAGATDMAVIRSELTGASRLVKDDLGTLILAGANSYTGGTAINAGTLQIGDGGTTGSILGNVANNGKLAFNRSDATTFDGVISGAGSVDIRSGAVTFTADNGYAGPTTIFNAELRLGNGGTTGSVVGNITNNGKLSFNRSNELIYGGVISGNGDIDHLTGRTVLTGNSSAFTGTTDVIGGQLVVNGSLGGSLSVLSGGTLGGSGTVGNLLVAGTVAPGNSIGTLHVNGNIGFAAGSIYQVEANAAGQADKIVASGTATLNGGTVQVLAGTGIYAPATAYTILSATGGVTGTFTAGVTSNLAFLDPSLTYDANNVYLTLTRNNIDFAGVGLTPNQIAAGGGAESLGFGNPIYNAVLNLSDTQAQYAFDQLSGEIHASARTALIEDSRFVRNAVNDRLRAAFDGVGASGGNVVTYENGKPRTAAANTDGGAFWGQGFGSWGHTNSDGNAARLERSTGGFLMGADAPVFDTWRFGAVAGYSYTDFNVKDRHSSGSADNFHLGLYGGNQWGDLAFRSGLAYTWHDIHTARTIAFPGFSDSTKGGYSAGTFQAFGELGYKVQAGAVQFEPFANLAYVSLNTSGFRETGGAAALTGASATTNATFTTLGLRASTSFDLGGATATAKGMVGWRHAFGDTTPQAGMAFASGGDTFSIGGVPIARNAAVFETGLDIALSPTATVGVTYGGQFGSGVSDQSIKANFNVKF